In one Nilaparvata lugens isolate BPH unplaced genomic scaffold, ASM1435652v1 scaffold2917, whole genome shotgun sequence genomic region, the following are encoded:
- the LOC120355576 gene encoding uncharacterized protein LOC120355576 has product MPQLKLKFSSCDTRTALSNTSSRYVHPSIKHHLKHPLRQISKFTKKRVVDEDSSLIPLIKEVEAELDFVQLVNKPLPKPWVPLRELEEDQPYRIVAVREHTNQHGRRIILKIINAGSKCEVYLPQRFASCIDAGKIRHFNETCKNYVLVVTHKCPNWTDIKIVKA; this is encoded by the exons ATGCCTCAGTTGAAATTGAAGTTCAGCAGTTGCGATACAAGGACAGCTCTAAGCAACACTTCATCTCGGTACGTTCATCCAAGCATCAAGCATCATCTCAAGCATCCACTACGGCAGATCTCGAAATTTACAAAG aaacgtgtggTGGATGAGGACTCCTCACTCATACCATTAATAAAGGAGGTGGAGGCTGAATTGGACTTTGTACAACTCGTCAACAAACCTCTACCCAAGCCATGGGTGCCGCTGCGAGAGTTGGAGGAGGATCAACCATACCGCATCGTCGCGGTGAGGGAGCACACAAACCAGCACGGGCGAcgtataattttaaaaataatcaatgcaggaagcaaatgcgAGGTGTATCTGCCTCAAAGATTCGCTTCCTGCATTGATGCGGGAAAAATACGCCATTTCAACgaaacttgtaaaaattatgtgttAGTAGTAACACATAAGTGTCCAAATtggacagatataaaaattgttaaagcttaa